In Microbacterium galbinum, a single window of DNA contains:
- the rocD gene encoding ornithine--oxo-acid transaminase, with amino-acid sequence MTTDAVATATTHVAHNYHPLPVNIARGDGAWVTDVEGKRYLDLLAAYSAVNFGHRHPALVAALTEQLGRVTLISRAFQSDRLEPFAAALAKLAGKDLVLPMNTGAEAVETGIKVARAWGYRVKGIADGKARIIVAGGNFHGRTTTIVSFSDDEQARDGFGPYTPGFDIVPYGDADAIAAAITDDTAAVLVEPIQGEAGVVIPPEGYLRRIREICDEKNVLFIADEIQSGLGRVGETFASDREGVVPDLYLLGKALGGGLLPVSAVVGNEDVLGVIRPGEHGSTFGGNPLAAAVGLRVVEMLETGEFQERARALGAHLATALEPLIGHGVTAVRIAGLWAGVDIDPAKGTGREIAEKLLERGVLVKDTHGQTIRIAPPLVIRATELDWAVEQLRVVLGA; translated from the coding sequence CCACCCGCTGCCGGTGAACATCGCGCGCGGAGACGGTGCGTGGGTGACGGACGTCGAGGGCAAGCGCTACCTCGACCTGCTCGCCGCCTACTCGGCCGTGAACTTCGGGCACCGGCATCCGGCGCTCGTCGCTGCCCTCACCGAGCAGCTCGGTCGCGTGACACTCATCAGCCGTGCGTTCCAGAGCGACCGGCTCGAGCCGTTCGCCGCCGCCCTCGCGAAGCTCGCCGGCAAAGACCTGGTGCTGCCGATGAACACGGGCGCCGAGGCGGTCGAGACCGGCATCAAGGTCGCGCGCGCCTGGGGCTACCGGGTCAAGGGCATCGCCGACGGCAAGGCCCGCATCATCGTCGCGGGCGGCAACTTCCACGGCCGCACGACGACGATCGTCAGTTTCAGCGACGACGAGCAGGCGCGCGACGGCTTCGGCCCGTACACGCCCGGTTTCGACATCGTGCCCTACGGGGACGCGGATGCCATCGCCGCCGCGATCACGGATGACACGGCCGCCGTGCTCGTCGAGCCCATCCAGGGTGAGGCCGGCGTCGTGATCCCGCCCGAGGGGTATCTGCGTCGCATCCGCGAGATCTGCGACGAGAAGAACGTGCTCTTCATCGCCGACGAGATCCAGTCGGGACTCGGCCGCGTGGGCGAGACGTTCGCGAGCGATCGTGAGGGCGTCGTGCCCGACCTCTACCTGCTCGGCAAGGCCCTCGGCGGCGGACTGCTGCCGGTGTCGGCGGTCGTCGGGAACGAAGACGTGCTGGGGGTCATCCGTCCGGGCGAGCACGGCTCGACCTTCGGCGGCAACCCGCTCGCGGCGGCCGTCGGTCTGCGCGTGGTCGAGATGCTCGAGACGGGCGAGTTCCAGGAGCGCGCCCGCGCCCTCGGCGCCCACCTCGCCACGGCACTCGAACCGCTCATCGGGCACGGTGTCACCGCGGTGCGCATCGCCGGTCTCTGGGCGGGTGTCGACATCGACCCCGCGAAGGGCACCGGTCGCGAGATCGCCGAGAAGCTCCTCGAGCGCGGTGTGCTCGTGAAGGACACGCACGGTCAGACGATCCGCATCGCCCCGCCGCTCGTGATCCGCGCGACCGAGCTCGACTGGGCGGTCGAACAGCTCCGGGTCGTGCTGGGCGCGTAG